A genomic stretch from Hemibagrus wyckioides isolate EC202008001 linkage group LG20, SWU_Hwy_1.0, whole genome shotgun sequence includes:
- the insl3 gene encoding insulin-like 3 (Leydig cell) yields MNIKWIITLTLLLIAENEGIWAKDARVKLCGREFIRMVVTLCGSSRLRRYAPEISPVSISAHAIRYNSDLFSTLTQIKSDSEDQTISKSPEKGLNSSLSSFLKIMESAKHSTSRLQRDIGPAGVCCRSGCTKTELVQYC; encoded by the exons ATGAACATTAAATGGATCATCACTCTCACGCTTCTGTTAATTGCTGAGAATGAAGGGATTTGGGCAAAAGACGCACGAGTGAAGCTTTGTGGCCGTGAGTTTATCAGGATGGTTGTGACATTGTGTGGAAGTTCACGACTGAGACGCTATGCACCTGAGATTAGCCCTGTGTCCATCAGTGCTCACG CAATTCGATACAACAGTGATCTGTTTTCCACTCTGACACAAATAAAGAGCGACAGTGAAGATCAGACAATCAGCAAATCACCAGAGAAAGGGTTAAActcttcattatcatcatttcTCAAAATCATGGAGTCTGCAAAACATTCAACCTCCAGGCTGCAGCGTGACATCGGTCCTGCAGGAGTGTGCTGCAGATCCGGATGCACCAAGACTGAGCTGGTTCAATACTGCTGA
- the angptl4 gene encoding angiopoietin-related protein 4 — protein sequence MKMKLSELLCITVLVSSGSGSPYERKAPAVKEKRVQYAAWDDVNVLAHGLLQLGQSLKEHVDKTKGQIRDISVKLRVFNGSVNELAALTRRLHVESEVLKARAESLDERENRILNMSDLQEKTGELLRDRQGVHDRIGNLEERVDNIVQRDRHALTSGNHSDARAIQSLLEAQNQRIDELVERIKQQQDKLDKQNIRIRALQNQIQMRKEKLNPSTVRTEQQDTPTSTAANCHDMFLRGETASGVYTLQPRDSSPIHVYCEMTSDAGWTIIQRRHDGSVDFDQLWNEYQNGFGNLDGEFWLGLDKMYRVSKDEDFILKIQMTDWRDEHQSVQYRFRLNGEDTNYSLQILESSDGNLESSLSTESSSLPFSTRDRDNDRKHDFNCAKHLSGGWWFSNCGRSNLNGRYFITPPKQRHQRKQGMFWKTWHGRYYSLKATVMMILPVH from the exons ATGAAGATGAAGCTGTCGGAGCTGTTGTGCATCACAGTACTTGTGAGTTCCGGTTCTGGTTCTCCGTACGAGCGAAAAGCTCCTGCAGTAAAAGAAAAACGCGTACAATATGCCGCTTGGGATGACGTCAACGTGCTCGCACACGGCCTGCTGCAGCTCGGACAGAGTCTGAAAGAGCATGTGGACAAAACGAAGGGGCAGATTAGGGACATTTCTGTCAAACTCCGTGTATTTAACGGCAGCGTGAATGAGCTCGCGGCACTGACACGACGCTTGCACGTGGAAAGTGAGGTTCTTAAAGCGCGAGCGGAGAGTCTGGATGAGCGCGAGAACCGGATTCTCAACATGTCCGACCTGCAGGAGAAAACCGGAGAGCTGCTTAGGGACAGACAAGGCGTGCACGACAGGATCGGTAACCTGGAGGAAAGGGTGGACAACATTGTGCAGAGAGACAGGCACGCGCTCACAAGCGGCAATCACAGTGACGCACGCGCCATTCAG TCGTTGCTGGAGGCACAGAATCAGCGAATTGATGAACTTGTGGAAAGAATTAAACAGCAGCAGGACAAACTGGACAAACAGAACATTCGGATTCGAGCACTGCAGAATCAA ATCCAGATGAGAAAGGAGAAACTGAACCCAAGCACCGTTCGGACTGAACAACAGGACACGCCAACCT CAACAGCAGCAAATTGCCATGATATGTTCCTGCGTGGAGAGACAGCAAGTGGAGTTTACACACTGCAGCCTCGCGACTCATCACCGATCCATGTCTACTGTGAAATGACTTCTG ATGCTGGCTGGACCATTATCCAGAGACGCCACGATGGATCTGTAGATTTTGATCAGCTGTGGAATGAATATCAAAATGGATTTGGAAACCTTGATG GTGAATTTTGGCTCGGACTCGACAAAATGTACCGTGTGAGCAAAGATGAAGATTTTATCCTGAAGATTCAAATGACTGACTGGAGAGACGAGCATCAAAGCGTGCAGTACCGTTTCCGTCTGAACGGGGAGGACACTAACTATTCTCTCCAAATTCTGGAAAGTTCTGATGGGAATCTGGAAAGTTCTTTAAGCACCGAGTCATCTAGTCTGCCCTTTTCAACCCGCGACAGAGACAATGACCGGAAACACGACTTCAACTGTGCCAAACACCTGTCTG GTGGCTGGTGGTTCAGTAACTGTGGCCGCTCCAACCTCAATGGCAGGTATTTCATCACTCCTCCCAAACAGAGGCATCAGAGGAAACAGGGAATGTTCTGGAAGACCTGGCATGGTCGATATTATTCTCTGAAAGCCacagtgatgatgattttaCCTGTTCACTAA
- the si:rp71-39b20.4 gene encoding potassium voltage-gated channel subfamily V member 2, with product MNQSRRHFKQLIKRRSSLFASIKLNASFSQSIEEEDCAFPFSQDSSVKPWTSMDRLDSPVTKAEDLKNPSKGNKHNDKMPVNRHSGMISLNVGGKLFHLSKHLAIKYPKSRIGTLAVCSDPVKRLTLCDDYCVTNNEFFFDRDPTFFHYIFHLYYSNLLWVMESVCPIHFEEELEFWGLNLNDTPRCCRILYEEKVDEIRDQLKVNKELMAEIEPVHNDEGFKTMFLGDFRKTLWDLMENPYSSVGAKFFAVLSTTLVLISIVAMTLNTVSELTVYKIYGKTYMEFVEIMSILFFTFEYFLRLLTTCDVKSFLKSALNFVDLVAVMPYFIQLVFEAFSDQEDLSVQDDLKTMARVSKVSKVLKIVKLMRIFRILKLARHSTGMRAFGFTLRQCFEQVCCLFLFIILGIFAFSALMYSVEQDVMGTPFSSIPDTWWWAAVSISTVGYGDVIPVSFSGCVVAFGCISFGIILNGMPISILFNKFSDYYAKLKAQEYTNTKVQRSLHLRKRLQQKFENCFNPPESQIDNEFQHQK from the exons ATGAACCAATCGAGACGTCATTTCAAACAGTTGATAAAGAGGCGATCAAGTCTTTTTGCTAGCATTAAACTCAATGCCAGCTTCTCACAAAGCATTGAAGAAGAGGATTGTGCTTTTCCTTTTTCACAGGACAGTTCTGTTAAACCATGGACATCGATGGACAGACTCGACAGTCCGGTGACTAAAGCAGAAGATTTAAAAAATCCAAGTAAAGGAAATAAACATAATGATAAAATGCCAGTGAACAGACATTCAGGAATGATAAGCCTTAATGTAGGTGGAAAATTGTTCCATCTTTCAAAACATCTGGCCATAAAATATCCTAAATCACGAATTGGGACTTTAGCTGTGTGTTCAGATCCGGTGAAGCGGCTAACGCTCTGCGATGATTACTGTGTGACCAATAATGAGTTTTTCTTTGACAGAGACCCAACATTCTTCCACTACATCTTCCACCTTTACTACAGTAACTTGTTGTgggtgatggagagtgtgtgtccCATTCACTTTGAGGAAGAACTTGAGTTTTGGGGTTTAAACCTGAATGACACACCTCGCTGCTGTCGAATCCTGTACGAGGAAAAAGTAGATGAAATTCGAGACCAGCTGAAGGTAAATAAAGAACTGATGGCTGAAATCGAGCCTGTTCACAACGATGAGGGttttaaaacaatgtttttgGGGGACTTCCGTAAGACTCTTTGGGATTTAATGGAAAATCCATACTCGTCTGTGGGAGCAAAGTTCTTTGCTGTGTTGTCCACCACCCTTGTACTCATCTCGATTGTGGCCATGACTCTAAACACTGTGAGTGAACTGACAGTGTATAAAATTTATGGAAAAACATACATGGAGTTTGTTGAGATCATGTCAATTCTCTTTTTCACCTTCGAGTATTTCCTTCGGCTCCTGACCACCTGCGATGTGAAGAGTTTCCTGAAAAGTGCCCTGAACTTTGTTGACTTGGTAGCAGTGATGCCGTATTTTATCCAGCTGGTGTTTGAGGCGTTTTCTGATCAGGAAGATCTCAGTGTTCAGGACGACCTCAAAACAATGGCACGAGTAAGCAAAGTCAGCAAAGTGCTAAAAATTGTCAAATTGATGAGAATTTTTCGTATCTTAAAATTAGCGAGACACTCAACAGGAATGCGAGCATTTGGTTTCACTCTGCGTCAGTGTTTTGAGCAGGTGTgctgcttatttttatttattattttgggaATCTTTGCTTTTTCGGCTCTAATgtactctgtggaacaggacgTGATGGGAACTCCGTTCAGCAGCATTCCAGATACGTGGTGGTGGGCAGCT GTGAGCATCTCCACTGTGGGCTACGGTGATGTGATTCCAGTTTCATTTTCTGGTTGTGTTGTGGCATTTGGCTGCATTTCCTTTggaattattttaaatggaaTGCCAATTTCTATCCTCTTTAATAAATTTTCTGATTACTACGCCAAGCTCAAAGCACAGGAATATACCAACACTAAAGTCCAGCGCAGTCTGCACCTTAGAAAACGATTACAACAAAAGTTCGAGAATTGTTTTAATCCTCCAGAAAGTCAAATCGACAATGAATTTCAGCACcagaaatga